From Enhydrobacter sp., the proteins below share one genomic window:
- a CDS encoding CvpA family protein, whose product MDQLGITVFDVAVIAVAVFGAAIGMSAGFAHAVLFIASWIGAGWVAWRFAKVVQPEIETLVGSTELAYFISLLVVFVGALIVLVMLTNAVSRSVRASPLGRPDRILGAGFGVLCAWAALGTAFLFYTYLGPKQLPPPVEAGATFPLIKEMAMFVEPHLPPGFRTRMQNRGPLDPADIPIPSPAEIIKKTE is encoded by the coding sequence ATGGACCAGCTCGGCATCACCGTTTTCGACGTCGCGGTCATTGCCGTCGCCGTGTTCGGCGCCGCCATCGGCATGTCGGCGGGTTTCGCCCATGCCGTCCTCTTCATCGCCTCCTGGATCGGCGCCGGCTGGGTCGCCTGGCGGTTCGCCAAGGTCGTCCAGCCCGAGATCGAGACGCTCGTGGGCAGCACCGAGCTCGCCTATTTCATCTCCCTGCTGGTGGTTTTCGTCGGCGCGCTGATCGTCCTGGTGATGCTCACCAACGCGGTTTCGCGCTCGGTCCGCGCCAGCCCGCTGGGACGGCCGGACCGCATCCTGGGCGCCGGCTTCGGCGTGCTTTGCGCCTGGGCGGCGCTGGGCACGGCCTTCCTGTTCTACACCTATCTCGGCCCCAAGCAGCTGCCGCCTCCGGTCGAGGCCGGCGCGACGTTTCCCCTGATCAAGGAAATGGCCATGTTCGTCGAGCCACACCTGCCGCCTGGCTTCCGGACCCGGATGCAGAACAGGGGACCGCTCGACCCGGCCGATATCCCGATCCCCTCGCCGGCGGAGATCATCAAGAAGACCGAATGA
- the radA gene encoding DNA repair protein RadA yields the protein MARVTKRFVCQSCGAVTTKWSGRCESCGEWNTIAEEAGATPGPAGSGLTRAGKGRLLEFAGLTGSTPQPPRHRSGIAEFDRVCGGGLVVGSALLIGGDPGIGKSTLLLQVAAALARQSTACAYISGEEALDQVRLRAERLGLGAAPVQLTAATSVRDIVATLERPDAPKVAVIDSIQTMWLDTVDSTPGTVTQVRASAQALVELAKRRGIAVLLVGHVTKDGAIAGPRVLEHMVDTVLYFEGERGHQFRILRTVKNRFGPTDEIGVFEMSDRGLADVANPSALFLAERRGQVSGACVFAGIEGTRPVLVEIQALVAPSSFATPRHAVVGWDSNRLAMVLAVLEARCGVSIGANDVYLNVAGGLRIGEPAADLAVAAAVVSSLADEPVPPDMAVFGEIGLGGEVRPVGQREARLREAAKLGFRSALVPRGRAGTGPAPARTAEGIAIDEIEHLSDLVARFQPADRPLKRPRREGAADRRRD from the coding sequence GTGGCCCGCGTCACCAAACGCTTCGTCTGCCAGTCGTGCGGCGCCGTGACCACCAAGTGGAGTGGGCGCTGCGAGAGCTGCGGCGAGTGGAACACCATCGCGGAGGAAGCCGGCGCCACGCCGGGGCCGGCGGGCAGCGGGCTGACCCGCGCCGGCAAGGGGCGCCTGCTCGAGTTCGCCGGCCTCACCGGCTCGACACCACAGCCGCCGCGCCACCGCAGCGGCATCGCCGAATTCGACCGTGTCTGCGGCGGCGGGCTGGTGGTGGGCTCCGCACTGCTGATTGGCGGCGACCCCGGGATCGGCAAGTCGACCCTGTTGCTGCAGGTCGCGGCGGCGCTCGCCAGGCAAAGCACCGCCTGCGCCTACATCTCGGGCGAGGAAGCGCTCGACCAGGTGCGGCTGCGCGCCGAGCGGCTCGGCCTCGGCGCGGCGCCGGTGCAGCTCACGGCCGCGACGTCGGTGCGCGACATCGTCGCCACGCTCGAGCGGCCCGATGCGCCAAAGGTCGCGGTGATCGATTCGATCCAGACCATGTGGCTCGACACCGTCGACAGCACGCCGGGCACCGTGACCCAGGTGCGCGCCTCGGCGCAGGCACTGGTCGAGCTCGCCAAGCGGCGCGGCATCGCCGTGCTGCTGGTCGGACACGTCACCAAGGACGGCGCCATCGCCGGCCCGCGCGTGCTCGAGCACATGGTCGACACCGTCCTCTATTTCGAGGGCGAGCGCGGCCATCAGTTCCGCATCCTGCGCACCGTCAAGAACCGCTTCGGTCCGACCGACGAGATCGGCGTCTTCGAGATGTCCGATCGCGGACTGGCCGACGTCGCCAATCCCTCGGCGCTGTTCCTTGCCGAGCGGCGCGGCCAGGTGTCCGGCGCCTGCGTCTTCGCCGGCATCGAGGGCACGCGGCCGGTGCTGGTCGAAATCCAGGCGCTGGTGGCGCCGTCGTCCTTCGCCACGCCGCGCCACGCGGTCGTCGGTTGGGATTCCAACCGCCTCGCCATGGTACTGGCGGTGCTGGAAGCCCGCTGCGGCGTGTCGATCGGCGCCAACGACGTCTACCTGAATGTCGCCGGCGGCCTGCGCATCGGCGAGCCGGCCGCCGATCTCGCCGTTGCCGCGGCCGTGGTGTCGTCGCTTGCCGACGAGCCGGTGCCGCCCGACATGGCGGTGTTCGGCGAAATCGGCCTCGGCGGCGAGGTGCGGCCGGTGGGCCAGCGCGAGGCGCGGCTGCGCGAAGCGGCCAAGCTCGGATTTCGCAGCGCGCTGGTGCCGCGTGGCCGCGCCGGCACGGGGCCGGCGCCGGCACGGACGGCCGAGGGCATCGCCATTGACGAAATCGAGCATCTGTCCGACCTTGTCGCGCGATTCCAGCCGGCAGACCGACCCCTCAAGCGACCGCGGCGGGAGGGCGCAGCGGATCGCAGGCGTGACTGA
- a CDS encoding ABC transporter permease has protein sequence MTLAFLAATGTVTTFAFQAIRQAVQPPYYHRQILRQMLEIGYYSLPVVGLTAIFTGMVLALQSYTGFARFSAESAIPNVVVVSLTRELGPVLAGLMVAGRVGAAMAAEIGTMRVTEQIDALTTLSTDPFKYLVAPRLIAGVVTLPILVLVADIIGVLGGYIVGVYKLDFNDIAYLRNTIDFLEFQDVFSGLVKAAVFGFLITLMGCYHGYTSKGGAQGVGMATTNAVVSASILILTSNYFITEAFFAR, from the coding sequence ATGACGCTCGCCTTTCTGGCGGCGACGGGCACCGTGACGACCTTCGCCTTCCAGGCGATCCGCCAGGCCGTGCAGCCGCCCTATTATCATCGCCAGATTCTCCGCCAGATGCTGGAGATCGGCTACTATTCCTTGCCGGTGGTGGGCCTGACGGCGATCTTCACCGGCATGGTGCTCGCCCTGCAGTCCTATACCGGCTTCGCCCGCTTCTCCGCCGAGAGCGCCATTCCCAACGTGGTCGTCGTGTCGCTGACCCGCGAACTCGGCCCGGTGCTGGCCGGCCTGATGGTGGCCGGCCGCGTCGGCGCCGCCATGGCGGCCGAGATCGGCACCATGCGCGTTACCGAACAGATCGATGCGCTGACCACCCTGTCGACCGATCCGTTCAAGTATCTGGTGGCCCCGCGGCTGATCGCCGGGGTCGTCACCCTGCCGATACTGGTCCTGGTGGCCGACATCATCGGCGTCCTGGGAGGCTACATCGTCGGCGTCTACAAGCTCGACTTCAACGACATCGCCTATCTTCGCAACACGATCGATTTCCTCGAGTTCCAGGACGTCTTCTCGGGCCTGGTGAAGGCGGCCGTGTTCGGCTTCCTGATCACCTTGATGGGCTGCTACCACGGCTACACCTCGAAGGGCGGCGCCCAGGGTGTCGGCATGGCGACCACCAACGCCGTGGTCTCGGCCTCGATCCTGATCCTGACCTCCAACTACTTCATCACCGAAGCGTTCTTCGCGCGATGA
- a CDS encoding class I SAM-dependent methyltransferase, with protein MLLAKGLGRVLGVGQLTIIDATGRSHRLQGSRPGPAVTMRLHDRWTGLRLALRPRLAFGEAYMDGRLTVEDGDLYDLLDLLGRNMAAIETMPLLRWSYGLQKVLRFLEQYNPIGKAQRNVAHHYDLNDRLYDAFLDRDRQYSCAYFLSPSDSLEQAQVNKKRHIAAKLLLRPGMKVLDIGSGWGGMGLFLGSEFGADVTGVTLSKEQHGVSSRRALEGGLADRVRFKLLDYREEPETYDRIVSVGMFEHVGAAHYVEFFAKIKQLLKDDGVLVLHSIGRMEPPGGTNTWLRKYIFPGGYTPALSEVLAAIENVGLYVTDIEIVRLHYAETLRHWRLRFLANLDKVKQIEGYDDRFCRMWEFYLAGCEVAFRYMNQMVFQIQVARRQDAVPLTRDYMVDAERDVGVSRSMAAE; from the coding sequence ATGCTGCTAGCCAAGGGCCTTGGCCGCGTATTGGGCGTAGGCCAGTTGACCATCATCGACGCCACCGGACGGTCGCACCGCCTGCAGGGTTCGCGACCCGGCCCGGCGGTGACCATGCGGCTTCACGACCGCTGGACCGGCCTGCGTCTGGCCCTGCGTCCCCGGCTCGCCTTCGGCGAGGCCTACATGGACGGCAGGCTCACCGTCGAGGACGGCGACCTCTACGACTTGCTGGATTTGCTCGGACGCAACATGGCCGCCATCGAGACCATGCCGTTGTTGCGCTGGTCCTACGGCCTGCAGAAGGTCTTGCGGTTCCTCGAGCAATACAATCCGATTGGCAAGGCGCAACGCAACGTCGCTCACCACTACGACCTCAACGATCGGCTCTACGACGCTTTCCTCGACCGCGACCGCCAGTACTCCTGCGCCTATTTCCTGTCGCCGTCGGACTCGCTCGAACAGGCACAGGTCAACAAGAAGCGCCACATCGCCGCCAAGCTGCTGCTGCGGCCGGGCATGAAGGTGCTCGACATCGGCTCGGGATGGGGCGGCATGGGGCTCTTCCTCGGTAGCGAGTTCGGCGCCGACGTCACGGGCGTGACGCTGTCGAAGGAGCAGCACGGCGTATCGAGCCGCCGCGCGCTGGAGGGCGGCCTGGCCGACCGCGTGCGCTTCAAGCTGCTGGACTATCGCGAGGAGCCCGAAACCTACGACCGGATCGTTTCGGTCGGCATGTTCGAGCATGTCGGAGCCGCGCATTACGTCGAGTTCTTCGCCAAGATCAAGCAGTTGCTGAAGGACGATGGCGTTTTGGTGCTGCATTCGATCGGCCGCATGGAGCCGCCCGGCGGCACAAACACGTGGCTGCGCAAGTACATCTTTCCGGGCGGCTACACGCCGGCTCTCTCGGAGGTTCTCGCAGCCATCGAGAATGTCGGCCTATACGTCACCGATATCGAAATCGTCCGATTGCATTACGCCGAGACGTTACGCCACTGGCGCCTGCGCTTCCTCGCCAACCTCGACAAGGTCAAGCAGATCGAAGGCTACGACGATCGCTTTTGCCGCATGTGGGAGTTCTATCTCGCCGGCTGCGAAGTGGCGTTCCGTTACATGAATCAGATGGTGTTCCAGATTCAGGTAGCGCGCAGGCAGGACGCAGTGCCACTGACGCGCGACTACATGGTCGACGCCGAACGTGACGTCGGCGTTTCCCGCTCCATGGCGGCCGAATAG
- a CDS encoding replicative DNA helicase codes for MEPLKDSSNVTRLPGADDIRLREPPHNFEAEQALLGAILINNHAYQRVAEFLRPEHFADPLHGKLFDTLGKLIERGQLVSAVTLKTYVENDEDIKTAGGAAYLARLVASSVHVIDAGDFGRSVHDLYLRRQLIDVGEGMVNGAFSPDVEEMALQQIEVAEKKLYDLASSGQIEGGFKPFRASLTEAMAAAEAAYHRAGQLTGVATGLFQLDQLLGGLHKSDLIILAGRPAMGKSSLATNIGFNAARAYREELGEDGRPKVVDGAVVGFFSLEMSAEQLATRMISEQAEIPSEKIRKGELISADFDRVLSVSHELEHLNFFIDDTPALSIAALRTRARRLKRTHGLGLIIVDYLQLLAPSGRTRQENRVQEVSEITRGLKTLAKELDVPVLALSQLSRAVEQREDKRPQLADLRESGSIEQDADVVMFIYRDDYYLQREEPKRRDNETAEHYNARHDDWRQRCEQQYGKAEVIVAKQRHGPTGIVRLSFEGQFTKFGNLPADAGSSDGPAF; via the coding sequence ATGGAGCCGCTGAAAGACTCGTCGAACGTCACGCGCCTGCCCGGCGCAGATGACATCCGCCTGCGCGAGCCGCCGCACAACTTCGAGGCGGAGCAGGCGCTGCTGGGCGCCATTCTCATCAACAACCACGCCTACCAGCGCGTCGCCGAGTTCCTGCGGCCGGAGCACTTCGCCGATCCGCTGCACGGCAAGCTGTTCGACACGCTCGGCAAGCTGATCGAGCGCGGCCAGCTCGTCAGCGCCGTCACGCTCAAGACCTACGTGGAGAACGACGAGGATATCAAGACGGCGGGCGGCGCGGCCTATCTTGCCCGCCTGGTCGCCTCCTCCGTCCATGTCATCGACGCCGGGGACTTCGGCCGCAGCGTCCACGACCTCTATCTTCGCCGGCAGTTGATCGACGTGGGCGAGGGTATGGTGAACGGTGCATTCAGCCCCGACGTCGAGGAAATGGCCCTGCAGCAGATCGAGGTCGCCGAGAAGAAGCTCTACGATCTCGCCAGCAGCGGCCAGATCGAGGGCGGCTTCAAGCCGTTCCGCGCCTCCTTGACCGAGGCCATGGCGGCGGCCGAGGCGGCCTATCACCGGGCCGGCCAGCTTACCGGTGTGGCCACCGGACTGTTCCAGCTCGATCAGCTGCTCGGCGGCCTGCACAAGTCGGATCTGATCATCCTCGCCGGTCGTCCGGCGATGGGAAAGAGCTCGCTCGCCACGAACATCGGCTTCAATGCCGCCCGGGCCTATCGGGAGGAACTCGGGGAGGATGGCCGGCCGAAGGTGGTCGACGGCGCCGTGGTCGGCTTTTTCTCTCTCGAGATGTCGGCCGAACAGCTGGCCACGCGCATGATCTCCGAGCAGGCCGAAATCCCCTCCGAGAAGATACGGAAGGGCGAACTGATCAGCGCCGACTTCGACCGCGTCCTGTCGGTGAGCCACGAACTGGAACATCTCAACTTCTTCATAGACGACACACCGGCACTCTCGATTGCGGCTTTGCGGACGCGCGCGCGCCGGCTCAAGCGCACGCACGGACTCGGCCTCATCATCGTCGACTATCTCCAGCTGCTCGCGCCCTCGGGCCGGACGCGTCAGGAGAATCGCGTGCAAGAGGTGTCCGAGATCACCCGCGGATTGAAGACGCTCGCCAAGGAGCTCGACGTACCCGTTCTGGCCCTCAGCCAGCTCAGCCGGGCCGTCGAGCAACGCGAGGACAAGCGGCCGCAGCTCGCCGACCTGCGCGAATCGGGCTCGATCGAGCAGGATGCGGATGTCGTGATGTTCATCTATCGCGACGATTATTATCTTCAGCGCGAGGAGCCGAAGCGACGCGACAACGAGACCGCCGAGCACTACAATGCGCGTCACGACGACTGGAGGCAACGCTGCGAGCAGCAGTACGGCAAGGCCGAAGTCATCGTCGCAAAGCAGCGGCACGGTCCGACCGGCATCGTCCGTCTCTCGTTCGAGGGCCAGTTCACCAAGTTCGGCAATCTTCCGGCGGACGCAGGTTCGTCGGATGGACCCGCCTTCTAG
- a CDS encoding Fe(3+) ABC transporter substrate-binding protein, with protein sequence MTSGMAFGAGVMISRGALAQAATLNLYSARHYNTDIALYNNFTDLTGIKINRTDAAADALVAKLKAEGDKSPCDVFISVDAGRIERARADGLLQPVSSQVLTAAVPAHLRDPDNNWFGFSKRARVIFYGKERVQAANAPQTYENLADATWKGKLLIRSSGNIYNQSLTGSILAALGPEKTEAWAKGVAANMARPPRGGDTDQIKAVAAGEGDICVANTYYFVNLMRSKKPEDREVAAKIGVIFPDQAGRGTHVNISGGGVAKYAPNREAAVKFLEYLVSPNAQRYFAQGNSEYPVLANVDMAPELASLGKFKEDQLNARVFARNNAEALKIMDRAGWK encoded by the coding sequence ATGACCTCGGGGATGGCGTTCGGTGCGGGTGTGATGATCTCGAGAGGGGCGCTCGCCCAGGCAGCGACGCTCAATCTCTATTCGGCGCGCCACTACAACACCGACATCGCGCTCTACAACAACTTCACCGATCTCACCGGCATCAAGATCAATCGGACCGATGCCGCGGCGGATGCATTGGTGGCCAAGCTCAAGGCTGAGGGCGACAAGAGCCCGTGCGACGTTTTCATCAGTGTCGACGCCGGCCGCATCGAGCGAGCCCGGGCCGATGGCTTGCTGCAGCCCGTCTCCTCGCAGGTTCTGACCGCGGCGGTGCCGGCGCATCTGCGCGACCCCGACAACAATTGGTTCGGCTTCTCCAAGCGCGCGCGTGTGATCTTTTACGGCAAGGAGCGTGTGCAAGCGGCGAATGCTCCCCAGACGTACGAGAACCTCGCCGACGCCACATGGAAGGGCAAGCTGCTCATCCGCTCCTCGGGCAACATCTACAACCAATCGCTGACGGGTTCGATCCTGGCGGCTCTTGGACCGGAGAAGACCGAGGCGTGGGCCAAGGGGGTCGCGGCAAACATGGCACGGCCGCCACGGGGCGGTGACACCGATCAGATCAAGGCGGTAGCGGCGGGGGAAGGCGACATCTGCGTCGCCAACACCTACTACTTCGTGAACCTCATGCGCTCCAAGAAGCCGGAGGATCGCGAGGTCGCGGCCAAGATCGGGGTGATCTTCCCCGATCAGGCCGGTCGCGGGACGCACGTGAACATCAGCGGCGGCGGCGTTGCCAAGTACGCGCCCAACCGAGAGGCAGCGGTGAAGTTTCTCGAGTATCTCGTGTCGCCGAACGCACAGCGCTACTTCGCGCAGGGCAACTCCGAGTACCCGGTGTTGGCCAACGTGGACATGGCGCCGGAACTCGCCTCACTCGGCAAGTTCAAGGAGGATCAGCTCAACGCCCGCGTCTTCGCGCGCAACAACGCCGAGGCCCTCAAGATCATGGATCGCGCCGGCTGGAAGTAG
- the alr gene encoding alanine racemase gives MTPAGDEALRRAGAILTVDLGAIAANWRGLRDAGRAQGRPVDCAAVLKADAYGTGAAVVGPRLAAEGCRHFFVAHVDEGVALRAVLPDPAIYVLNGLLPGTDADFVEHRLTPALNHLGQLNAWRAAAQRFDRPLDAVIHVDTGMNRLGFDADESQVLINERGRLRGLRLALLMSHLVASEEPDNPANGEQLSRFRAFVRSMPGAPTSLANSSGVFLGPDYHFDLLRPGAALYGINPLPGRANPMLPVVTLKARILQLRKIDAFQTVGYGGAWRAARPSRVATIALGYADGYFRALINRTHVHLAGHRVPVIGRISMDLVTVDVTDVPEADCPLGTTVEVLGPHMTPDDLAENARTNAYEVMTALGRRHARVYVESGGTAT, from the coding sequence ATGACTCCGGCGGGCGACGAAGCCCTGCGGCGGGCGGGCGCGATTCTCACCGTCGATCTCGGCGCCATCGCCGCCAACTGGCGCGGCTTGCGCGATGCCGGGCGCGCGCAGGGACGGCCGGTCGATTGTGCGGCAGTGCTCAAGGCCGACGCCTACGGCACCGGCGCGGCCGTCGTCGGCCCCCGCCTCGCGGCCGAGGGATGCCGCCACTTCTTCGTCGCCCACGTCGACGAGGGCGTCGCGCTGCGCGCCGTATTGCCCGACCCGGCGATCTACGTCCTGAACGGCCTGCTGCCCGGGACCGACGCCGACTTCGTCGAACATCGCCTGACCCCGGCCCTCAACCATCTCGGGCAGCTCAACGCCTGGCGCGCCGCCGCCCAGCGCTTCGACAGGCCGCTCGACGCCGTGATCCACGTCGACACGGGCATGAACCGGCTCGGGTTCGACGCCGACGAATCGCAGGTGCTGATCAACGAGCGCGGGCGATTGCGCGGCTTGCGGCTCGCCCTGCTGATGAGCCATCTCGTCGCTTCCGAAGAGCCCGACAACCCGGCCAATGGTGAGCAGCTCTCGCGCTTCCGCGCATTCGTCCGGAGCATGCCCGGCGCGCCGACCTCGCTCGCCAATTCCTCGGGCGTCTTCCTCGGGCCGGACTATCACTTCGATCTGCTGCGGCCGGGCGCCGCGCTCTACGGCATCAACCCCCTGCCCGGACGTGCCAATCCGATGCTGCCCGTCGTGACGCTGAAAGCGCGCATCCTGCAACTGCGCAAGATCGATGCGTTTCAGACCGTTGGCTACGGTGGGGCGTGGCGTGCGGCGCGCCCAAGTCGCGTGGCCACGATCGCGCTGGGATATGCCGATGGGTACTTTCGTGCCCTCATTAATCGCACGCACGTACATCTCGCCGGCCACCGCGTGCCGGTGATTGGCCGCATCTCCATGGACCTGGTCACCGTCGATGTCACCGACGTACCCGAAGCCGATTGCCCGCTCGGCACGACCGTGGAGGTGCTGGGCCCCCACATGACGCCCGACGACCTGGCCGAGAACGCGCGGACGAACGCCTACGAGGTCATGACGGCCCTTGGCCGCCGCCACGCGCGAGTCTATGTCGAGAGTGGGGGGACCGCGACGTGA
- a CDS encoding ATP-binding cassette domain-containing protein, protein MTTPKISLRGVTKSFGPKKVLQGIDLDVQPQESVVVIGGSGSGKSVLLKCILGLLQPDEGSIRIDGEEVTGLSDRERARVMRKFGMLFQGGALFDSLRVWENVAFGPIQSDGMDPARAREVAIAKLGAVGLTPEIGQLRPAELSGGMQKRVALARAIAREPEIIFFDEPTTGLDPIMADVINDLIVKCVSDLGATAISITHDMASARKIGHRIGMLYDGKLIWQGPVADIDRSGNAHVDQFIHGRAEGPIQMQVRKL, encoded by the coding sequence ATGACGACGCCCAAGATCTCCTTGCGCGGCGTCACCAAGTCGTTCGGGCCGAAGAAGGTCCTGCAGGGCATCGACCTCGACGTCCAGCCGCAGGAATCCGTGGTCGTCATCGGCGGCTCGGGCAGCGGCAAGTCGGTCCTGCTGAAGTGCATCCTGGGGCTGCTGCAACCCGACGAGGGCTCGATCCGCATAGACGGCGAAGAGGTCACCGGGCTCAGCGACCGCGAACGCGCCCGGGTCATGCGCAAGTTCGGCATGCTGTTCCAGGGCGGCGCGCTCTTCGACTCGCTGCGCGTCTGGGAGAACGTCGCGTTCGGCCCGATCCAGAGCGACGGCATGGATCCCGCCCGGGCGCGCGAGGTCGCGATCGCCAAGCTGGGCGCGGTCGGGCTCACACCGGAAATCGGCCAGCTGCGCCCGGCCGAGCTGTCGGGCGGCATGCAGAAGCGCGTGGCGCTCGCCCGCGCCATCGCCCGCGAACCGGAGATCATCTTCTTCGACGAGCCGACCACGGGCCTCGACCCGATCATGGCCGACGTCATCAATGACCTGATCGTCAAGTGCGTCAGCGACCTCGGCGCCACCGCGATCTCGATCACCCACGACATGGCGAGCGCTCGCAAGATCGGCCATCGCATCGGCATGCTCTACGACGGCAAGCTGATCTGGCAGGGCCCGGTCGCCGATATCGACCGTTCAGGCAACGCCCATGTCGACCAGTTCATCCACGGCCGCGCCGAGGGGCCGATCCAGATGCAGGTGCGGAAGCTGTGA
- a CDS encoding iron ABC transporter permease, with protein sequence MMWRAGAIAIAALVALPVFGVVASLFDWRGELWAHLATTTLADIVSNTVVLLIGVGVGTTLIGTGTAWLVTMHRFPFSRTLEWALLLPLVMPTYVIGYAYADLLTFAGPIQGALREFTGWRRDDYWFPDFGNATGVALLFTLVLFPYVYLAARATFLAQSQALLDASRILGHGPLSTFRRIGLPLARPAIAAGAALALLEALADFGTVQYYGVPTFTTAIYRTWYGMGDRTGAAQIAMVLLVIAACLLLLERHSRGRRRVHVAANIRQRSSPSALSPAGALAASIVCSLPVVFGFVLPTAHLIRLAVVSGIGLTDESFVREAIHSLVLATIAALAIVALALFLAYAGRLVRRRAFNRLIEFSVLGYAIPGAVIAAGILLPLIAVDHAVDAAFDAVFGVSTGLLLSGTAFALLMAYTIRFLAVGVANVAPALAAIDPAMDASAQMLGAKPRQILRRIHLPMLKAPALTAAMLAFVEVVKELPATLLIRPFNFDTLAVGIYRYASDERLAQAAVGAVLIVAVSLAPVILLSRAIASPQPTSSRRDP encoded by the coding sequence ATGATGTGGCGTGCAGGCGCCATCGCCATCGCAGCGCTGGTGGCGCTGCCGGTGTTCGGCGTCGTGGCCAGCCTGTTCGACTGGCGCGGCGAATTGTGGGCCCACCTCGCCACGACCACGCTTGCGGACATCGTCTCGAACACGGTCGTACTGCTGATCGGCGTCGGTGTCGGCACGACGCTGATCGGAACCGGCACGGCGTGGCTGGTGACAATGCATCGCTTCCCGTTCAGCCGGACGCTCGAATGGGCGCTGTTGCTGCCTCTGGTGATGCCGACCTACGTGATCGGCTATGCCTATGCGGATCTGCTCACCTTCGCCGGCCCGATCCAGGGCGCTCTGCGCGAGTTCACCGGATGGCGGCGCGACGACTATTGGTTTCCCGATTTCGGCAATGCCACGGGCGTAGCGCTGCTCTTCACTTTGGTCCTCTTCCCGTACGTCTACCTGGCCGCGCGGGCCACCTTCCTCGCCCAATCGCAGGCCCTGCTCGATGCCAGCCGCATCCTCGGGCACGGCCCGCTCAGCACGTTCCGACGCATCGGCCTGCCGCTCGCCCGCCCGGCCATTGCCGCTGGAGCCGCCCTGGCGCTGCTCGAAGCCCTCGCCGATTTCGGAACGGTGCAGTACTACGGCGTCCCCACCTTCACGACCGCCATCTACCGCACGTGGTATGGGATGGGAGATCGAACGGGCGCCGCCCAGATCGCCATGGTCCTGCTCGTGATTGCCGCCTGCCTGCTCCTGCTGGAACGCCACAGTCGCGGTAGACGACGCGTCCATGTCGCGGCGAACATTCGGCAGCGGTCATCGCCTTCCGCGCTGTCGCCGGCGGGCGCGCTCGCCGCCTCGATCGTCTGCAGCTTGCCGGTGGTGTTCGGCTTTGTTCTGCCGACAGCGCATCTGATCAGGCTGGCAGTCGTGTCCGGCATTGGATTGACCGACGAAAGCTTCGTGCGCGAGGCCATCCATAGCCTCGTGCTGGCGACGATCGCCGCGCTGGCAATCGTCGCACTGGCGCTGTTCCTTGCCTATGCCGGCCGGCTGGTGCGGCGGCGCGCCTTCAATCGCCTGATCGAGTTTTCCGTGCTGGGCTATGCCATCCCCGGCGCGGTGATCGCAGCCGGCATCCTGTTGCCGTTGATCGCCGTCGACCACGCGGTCGATGCGGCATTCGACGCAGTCTTCGGCGTCTCGACGGGCCTTCTTCTAAGCGGAACCGCCTTCGCCCTGCTGATGGCCTACACCATCCGTTTCCTGGCCGTGGGCGTTGCCAACGTGGCGCCGGCACTCGCAGCGATCGATCCGGCCATGGATGCCAGCGCGCAGATGCTGGGGGCGAAACCACGGCAGATTCTGCGACGGATCCATCTGCCGATGTTGAAGGCGCCAGCGTTGACGGCCGCGATGCTCGCGTTCGTCGAGGTGGTCAAGGAGTTGCCGGCGACGCTCCTCATCCGGCCATTCAACTTCGACACGCTCGCGGTCGGAATCTATCGCTACGCCTCCGACGAGCGCCTTGCTCAGGCCGCCGTGGGGGCGGTCCTGATCGTCGCCGTATCGCTCGCACCGGTGATCCTGCTGAGCCGCGCGATCGCCAGCCCGCAGCCTACTTCCAGCCGGCGCGATCCATGA